The Daphnia magna isolate NIES linkage group LG3, ASM2063170v1.1, whole genome shotgun sequence genomic interval ttatacgaaggagcaaGGTCATTTAGCGTTAGGTGTCgcaaagggaattaatattttgtgtgtaaatgtaacatctatgtggagaattcacacgtttgaaggccagATAGAAGGGAGATTGGaggccggagccatcggtagatgagctatcggtggaagaggggaaaagggttgtaagCGTGGAAAAGGAGAAAAGGATGTAAGGAACGCGGCTGACCGTTCTTTCCGTTTAagttttttgacaaaattaGAGAAGGCGATGAGATTCTGGCTGATAGAGGTTGGTTAGGGCCATTGATTGATCAGGAACTTAAAAGGAGAAAGGCTACTCTAATTACACCAGCATTTCTTGGCCGTAGATCCCGTTTGACAAGAAATGAAACTGTTTTCTCCCGCAAGGTATCAAATGTCAGAATTCACGTAGAGCGAGTAATAGGAAAACTGCGCATGACttacaaaattttgaaaaataaagttcCAGTAAATTTATTGAGAGCGGATGAAGATAAAATTACCCTCTTCGATAAAATTGTCTATGTGTGTGGCTGCTTGCACAACGCTAATCCTAGCGTTGTTCCTGGCTCTTAAACAATTGTACCACTGCTTAAGTGTGTTACTTTCGACGCGATTGAATAAACTTAAGATAGTCTTGTTTTCAATTTGTAATGTTCAAATGTTAACTACACTCAAGGCTTTACGAGGTCTTCCACGCCTTTTTTTCATCACATTTTCTGAACCGCTTGCAGCGTTGGAACGTTTGAAGGTAAGATCCACTTCGTCCAGTGATCCAGTTGCTTGTCTTTTCGTATTCCTCTTTTTAGAAACTGACACCATATCGTAATCCGGgtaattttctttctgttgtttttgtcCTGGTCTTTTGCTACTCCTACTGATGATGGATGCCTTTGGTTAAGCATAACTTGGCAGTCTGTCTCTGGTGGCAAAAACAGTTACCGTATCCTTTATTGAGGCCAGGGGCGCTTTGTTGGATTCCTTGATAGCAACAGGTGAGCCATTGTTAAGACCTGAAATGCACAAAGAATTATTTTTGGTCATTATTCAAATGCGTATTCCAAATACCATTTGAAGTATGAACAACATCATCTGAAATAACCGGATCAACGTCATTAGCTGCAGGTTGAATGACTAGGGGATGATTTGTTTGAATCGCCGATGAAGTGACTAGGGAAATGTCTGTTGAAATTGTTGATGAATTGACTTGGGGAGGATTTGTTGGATTTGCCGATGaatcttccattttcttctttgcttcttctctcttctttttagCAGCATCTTTTTTACAATACATGCACTTCCAAGTTTCAGGAAAAATCTTCGATTTCGTACATGATTTGTTGAATTCTTGAAACGTACAAAATCGCCAGCGCAACGAACAACCTCATCTTTCTTCAGGGGATCTTGACAGTCACAGATGAATTGACATTCGTATTGTTAGCGAAGTCGTCTTGTGTGATTCTACCGTCAATAATTTCACCAATTTCGAAGTATAACATGTCTTCTTCGTCAGATTGTTCAaagtcatcatcatcataatTGGGCACATCAGATGCATTCCCACTCTCCCGAAAcgcctttaaaaaattggaaccgTTGTCGGTTGTTGCTCCTCGCAGCTTGTAACTACTTCATATTCCTTGTGGAGAtattcaatcatttttgtcAGCACGTcataggggagactggagtaagccgggacggttttcgttttccccctatatctcccgaactaatcattaaattaatttattattttgtttttatgtattccatactgTAATataccccccatattttttatataatttaataataaaccattttcccatataagacctttaaagttttcttagatttgtgggaggagcctattttgaggggtaagtgaggacactaggttGGGTGGTGAGGCACGTCCTCtgttttcgccttaaaattcattaaaaaaatttgtaaaaatttaaatagcgtcccactgcatagactctataagtaaataaatgtttcaatttgattattgtgttaataaaaaattttcttatatgataaaaaaaaaaccttattacaagataggtgggggctgggcttattgtaatcgattaatatgccgaataatcgattgctgttatcattgtaaggaacagtaatggcgtcatgagctcggtgatgagtgatgggcttgaaggccaaacccgcccactaatgtcccattgtcgtaaaaaacagctgtcccgatttcccaaTAAagaccatttttttaaaacgttaatattatctacagtaattgatcgaaaattataatttttgtttttaacgataaagaaatgatgaaGCTTCAtgtccatattaaatttacatgccatttgcgattatttttttctagaaacattaaatggcggagacaaaattaactaaaaaaaaaccgtttttttagttttgttaataactgatacagttattgacaaaactcaaccaaatttcatgccaaagtagattgtatgtatcttaataacatactaaaaatatttttaattttattaaaatctactatttttccccctactgtccctcttgacccggtgtcccggcatacccCAGTCTCCCCTACGTATGGCGCCCTTTGATCCGTCGTATGCCAAGACAGGCACTTCTTTGTTTTAAGGATTCGCCGTCAAACCAATGAATGGTCTCACCGAGATACGATTTCCTTCTACTAGTCCATGCGTCTATAGTCGTTGCTGCATCTGTAGATTTGCTAAGAGCATCAATCAGCTGTAACCTTCTTTCATTGTATATAGTCTCCAGTCTGTTTGTAAAAAACGTTCGTCCGTGTATAACTAGATTCGGGGCCCGATTATTAACTAGTGGTTTGAAACCAGGTTTCTCGACGGTATAAATTGGTAAGACGTCAACAACGAGGAAAttctaaaaagaaatatcAACATTTATGAAAGAAATACATTAAATAGTCTAAATGAAATGAATTAAATACCAACACCCAAATATCAAGATCTTCTTGTGTAATTATGGCACGTCTATTTACTGAAATAGGTGTGTTGTTGAGACTTGTTGAATTATCCAGATGTTTTACAGCATCTTCCCAAAGTTTAAGATGTCCAAGATCCTGATTGGGATCATGATTCTGGTAGGGTATTACGAAAAGTTATTGTGTGAGTCTGACATGCAagaatatatatttaaaatatatgtaagaaAATACCACCCACCAAGAAATGCCTTTTGGCATTGTATCGAGAAGAATGAGGCACCACAAGTGGTTTTTCAGAaccatcctttttcttttttgggacgCAGTCAGGATATAGACACCGATATAGACTGGCATTTTTGCCAGGCACTTCCCCTACACATGTGAAGAATTCTGCAGGTAGAACCAGTTTCTTTAAAGGAATTACAGTGCTGCtacataaatacaaaaaaaagtaaatcaCACCCAATACATTTGATAGTTAGATAAGAAATTGTTACCTAGCATTGGGTTGCGATACACGATTCGTATTTGGAGATGCATTCTCATCACCAAAATCTTCATTATCGGAGAGCCCTGACATAGTTATTGTTACACAGCTTCCCTTTACAATACTCTAATTGGAAAATATAAATACAATAATGAAATTTATGAAACTAATCTGACAGTACTTTTCAAAAAACTTTGACAGTTTCACTAGTGCACGACTTCAATAGTAAAATTCTTGGcacttaattatatttactaTTACTAGAGGGCGTGCTGTAAGAAATATTGATTGCAAAATTGAGTTTGAGTTCGAtcaaaaattttgagtttgatcgcgatcaaactcattcTTAAATGAGTTGAGCGATCGATCAATTTTTGAGTTTGCGTTTTATCTCGATCAAAAATTGAGTTCGATCCCGGCAACTCTGCGTTATAGTATGCTCAAGCCTTTAGAAGTGGAGGATGAATCATTAA includes:
- the LOC116918768 gene encoding uncharacterized protein LOC116918768; the encoded protein is MSGLSDNEDFGDENASPNTNRVSQPNASSTVIPLKKLVLPAEFFTCVGEVPGKNASLYRCLYPDCVPKKKKDGSEKPLVVPHSSRYNAKRHFLNHDPNQDLGHLKLWEDAVKHLDNSTSLNNTPISVNRRAIITQEDLDIWVLNFLVVDVLPIYTVEKPGFKPLVNNRAPNLVIHGRTFFTNRLETIYNERRLQLIDALSKSTDAATTIDAWTSRRKSYLGETIHWFDGESLKQRSACLGIRRIKGRHT